The following nucleotide sequence is from uncultured Draconibacterium sp..
TTTCTTAAGTATTATTTATCCAAACCTTTTTCTATTAGCCACTCTTCCATGAGATCAGCTATCTGTATATTATTTAAATCTGAAAATGGGAAATGCGTGTTGCCCTTAATTCCAATTTCGGGCAGATGAACTACTGTCACATCCCCACCATGTTTATTTATGGTATCCCTCCATATTCTGGCCATTTCAAGACGAACCCGCCAACCGTCCGTTCCGGGATTTGGATCAGGACTTTCAGGAATGAAATCTCCATAGTAGATGATGATTGGTATCTTCGTGAGCTTCATAAAATCGTCCATAGAAATGGCGACCGGTTCAAGCGGTCCCGAAGAGCTTTCAAGTGCAGGAGGAACCTCTCCTTCAGGAAAAACAAAACCGCTTCCGGGTTCGTAGGAGACAACCGCTTTTATATTCTGATTTTTAATGGCAGTCAACCATCCCATACCGCCTGAATGCGAGTGAGTAAGCAAAATACCATCACCAATCTTATCAAACAGTGCAGAAACAGCACTTACATTCACATCATAATCGATAGGACCAATATTGGGAACCATTTGTCTGAAATACTGATTGAGTGTTTCTTCATCCTGAGCGAACTGAACTCCGGGGAAAAAGTTGGGCCACTCTCCCACACGAAAAGTATTAAACCAAAACTGTTCATCCGGAGTTGGAGTGATTGTACCTTCAGCCATACTTCGGGCTGCATTTCCCCTGCGTGGCTGATCTAATAAATACACGCTATACTTTTTGCGCAAAAACAGGTTCTGAAATCCTTCTCTGCCATCTGGTGTAGTTTCAAAGGTTTTTGAGAACTGACCAATGCCATGCCACATTACCAACGGGTATTCGTGTGCTTCTGCCGGTATCTGATAAAACGTATATGCATGATCTCCATGAAAAGTCTGTCCTTCAGGTGTACGTGTAATGGTATTAAACGTACCGGGATTCTCTTTTACTGTTCCTCCAACGGCAAAACTTCCCTGATCCTTGATCAGCAACAAATCGTTATTTGTTGTTGTACAAGAAGAGAAGCTTATTACAACTATAAACAGGAAATATAAATTCCATTTTTTTGCACGCTCAACTAAAGTGTCAGATGACTTCCTGACTGAATCTAAGTTGTTATAAGAATTTTCCATTTTCATTTTGTTAAAATTTCACATTACAAATGTAAGACGCTGTACTATAGTAATTTGTATAGAAATTACGGTATTGTGTACCATTTTTACTGAATTAGCGTGAACGGGTTTTATTGCATGATGAGAATGCTTAAATTTGATTTATTAAATAAGATGAAATGGAAAAGATGAACAGATTTGAGACGGTAACTGAATACAATATTTTTAATAATCATGAGACCTTACATCCGCTGGTAAGTGTAATTGATTTCTCGAAAGCTGATCCACGCAGATTAATACGAACCTATTTTGGATTTTACTTAGTATTACTCAAAGACGTGCATTGCGGAGATTTGAGGTATGGAAAAAATACTTACGACTACCAGGAAGGTACCTTAATATTTATTGCTCCGGGACAAATTCTGGATATGGAGCCAAGTGTTGAGTTGTATCAACCAAAAGGGCATGGCGTAATTTTTCACCCTGATTTAATAATGGGAACTGCTTTAGGACGCCATATTGACAAATATTCCTTTTTTGAATACAATACAAATGAAGCACTACATATTTCTGAACGCGAGCGTCAAATGGTAATGGACAGTTTTGGAAAGATTAAATATGAACTGGAACATGCCGTGGACAAACACAGTAAAGAATTAATTTCTGCAAATATTGAGTTATTATTGAAATACTGTGAACGTTTTTACGACCGTCAGTTTATTACAAGAGATAACGCTAATAAAGGAATTCTGGAAAAGTTCGAGTTATTGTTGAATAACTATTACGCGTCAGACAAACCACAGACATTAGGGTTACCATCAGTAGCCTACTTTGCAGATGAACTTCATCTATCGTCCAATTATTTTGGAGATCTGATGAAAAGAGAAACCGGAAAATCAGCTAAGGAATATGTTCAGATCAAAATCATCGATATAGCAAAGCGCAAAATATTCGATACTGACAAAACAGCTCGTGAAATCGCACATGAATTAGGATTCAAGTACTCCCAACATTTTAGTCGTATGTTCAAGAATGAAACCGGTTATACCCCGAATGAGTATCGGAATTTGAATTAATCACGGTTTTCAGTTAAGTCTTATTAGGCACTCCAACTGAGATATTCATTAAATTTCGTCAATTGTTTTGATAAGAAACTAAATTGCAAAGTTTTTTTGTGGATGAAGATTCAGTATCGTTATCTGAAATTCAGACATTACAAGGTTTAAAGACATAATACTATTTCGGGAAGGAAAACCATTAGAGTTTAGGTCAAAACTTCCTCATTTCATTTACAATCAAAACTATTTCTATCAGTACGAGTTGAATAGGTAGACTTTATACTAGCCCATCAACCCCTCCAACAAAACACTTACATTTTCGAAAAACAAGCCCTACGGGTTTTCAAAAGCTTCCGACATAAAGCCATTCATTCCAAAACCGGAAGAGTTAATTGCTGCCTGCACGCTGAGCCAATTTCAAAAAGACTTAACCTCGTATACTTCGGTTAAAACTTTTTGAAATCCCACATCAACACTTCCGCCTTTTCCATTCATTATTTATTTCTTTTCCTTTTGAAAATTTTCCGAAAATGTTGAAGGAAGTGTTTACGGGGTTGAAGGAGAGCACTCTCCCATTACGAAATATATACCGATCCCAAGAGACAGTAAAATAGGACAAACTGAACCTAGGATTTTTTGTTGTTTAAAGTCTCAATTGCCTCAACAAAATCCAATTTAATGAGTTCCCAATATTTACCTTTTAAGCAAATCGGTTCAAAATCATTATCAGCTGTTTCAAAATTGGTAAAGTTTCTGAATATTTCATCAGCATCATGTGAGTACGGATAACGCTCTTCATGCAACTGAATCATTTGAGGGATTGAATAGAAATCTAACAATTCATGTAGATCCCAAAAATCTTTTTTTCTGGCTCCACGACTCACAACATCGATCTTCATAGCTGTTATCTCGTCGAGTGTGGCAAGCCTTATATTGTCAATCAACAAAGCGGGACGAATAAAAGGATCGGTATAATACAAATCGAGCTTAATACAATCTTCTGCTGAATTGCCAATAAAGTACGATTTCCCCATCGCAACCGGACCTTCACGAGAATCAACGTATTCGAAATTATTTTTAAGGTGCTTATCTATTACCTCAAAATCAATCTCGCCGTAAGGAGTTTCGGTGAACAAATCAATGTCAACAGATTCACGATGCCCTAACTGCAAACTTAAGGCAGTACCTCCTACCAGACGAAAAGGAGTGAAAAGTTCTTCAGCCATCAACCACGACAAAATTAAGCGTAGCTGTGATTTTACAGTGTTGTATTTTAATTGGCTAATCATTTACTCACTGGAGAAATTTCTTGATATTGCTTTCCAATACTGAGGAACGTTTTGAGATGTGGGCTAAGATGGCTTGTACTTCCTTTTTCCCATAAAAACGCATTATTTCTGTAATCTCCTGATCGTTTCCCCGCTCAAATATGCGTTTTATAACACTGATTTTGCTCTTTTCCCAGTTAATTGAATTTATATCAGTATCCCAGAATAAAACAGGTCGCAGAAGTTTTAAATTGGGCCGGTCATTCAGTGCTTGTTTTTTCTTTTGTTGCTCAATATCGTAATAAGCTTGTAATACAGCAAAAAAGCTTTCATCGATTCCTAAAGCATCACCCAGTCTTATTGATAGTGCCGGATTGATGCGACGTTTTCCTTTGGTAATATCCCCTAAAAGTTGAGGATATTCTCCAATAGATAACGCAATACGCCGCTTGGGAAGTTTTCTTTTTTTTAACTCCCTTTCAAGGATAATCCCTGGATGTATCCCCTTTAAAAGCGCGATATTTTTTTCGATGGTGCTCATGATAATTACTTTTACAAATATAAACAAATTTGTTTACACATAAGATCATGAACTTTTAAAAATCCAGGTTACAATAATACCTCCATTGCTTCATCAACAAGCGAGTTATCAAGTTCTTTCAGGTAGGCCTGTGTAATTGTCAGATTTTGATGCCCCATTGATTCGCTGATAATATCGGTAGAAATTCCTTTCTGCTTTAAACTGTTGGCATAACTATGCCGGGCAACATAGCTTGATACATTCTTTTCAATTTTACACAATTTTGCAATTTCCTTCAACTTTTGGTTATACTGGAAACGCCAGTCAAATTGACCACCCCAGGCCAATTTAAATTGACCATCGACGCCGGAGCAAATTGACCACCGACCATTTTCAACAAAAAAGAGAACGTTTTTCTTCTGTCAGATTACAACAAATTTACTGTTTTTTTATTCACTATAAATGTTTCGTTTTTTTCTCATCGATTCCCCCATCAGCTCAATCCTGTGCGATTGATGGATCAACCGGTCAAGTATGGCATCGGCAATCGTTTTTTCCCCGATTATTTCATACCACTTACTAACGGGCAGTTGTGATGTAACAATCATTGAGCCACTATTGTGCCTGTCTTCAATTAACTCTAACAGAGCTATCCGGTTTTGGCTATCTAAGGGTTGCAGACCAAAATCATCGAGTATTATTAACTGATGCCTGGCCATTTTTGCAAGTTCTTTAAGATAAGATCCATCGGCTTTTGCCATTTTTAGTTTAGAAAACAGTTTTGTTGTATTAAAGTACAAAACCCTGTATCCCTCAATACAGGCCTGATACCCTAAGGCTGTCGCAATATAACTTTTGCCGGCACCGGTGCTGCCCGATATTAATACATTCTCGTTTTTATTAATAAAATCGCATTCAGCCAGTCTTAACAGTTTTGTCCGATCGATATTTCTTGCATGTTCGTACACCACGTTTTCAATGGTTGCTTTATAGTGGAACCTTGCATTTTTTATCAATCGCTCTATCTTTCGGTTGTTGCGATCGTCCCACTCGGCATCTGTTATCATCGATACAAACTGGTCGATGGTGTAATCATCGGTTTTACCCGTTTCGATAGCTGTTTTAAAAGCCCCATGCATACCATGGAGCTTCATCTGTTTCATTCGTGTTAATGTTACTTCGTTCATTGTTTTTTACTTTATCAGTTGTAATATTTTCCTCCCCTTATATTGTTATGAAAAGGAAGTTCAGGTTCGTCCGGTGTTTCATCGTCAAGTTTATCCAACCCTTTTTCCAGTATCTTTTGTATGATTTTGTAGTTGTAAACCTGATGTTCCAATGCACGTTTACACGCATTGGCAAGCCTTTCTTCTCCCACCTTTTTAGCAAAAGCCAATACGCCCATACAGCTTTTATAGGATTGTTCAGGGTGTTGTTTTCTTTCCAGCACATTGATTATAAATTCCTTTACACTTTCGTCAATTGAAGCTGCCCAGTTGATAAAACGCTGCGGTGTCCAGTCGGTAACAAACTGGTGTGTTGTTGCCAGGTGGTCTTTGTTTGTGGTGTAGAAGTATTTACGTCCATCTCTTTTGTGCAAAGCTATGCGGTTGTATTTATGGTATATTTCAACGGTTTTTGATGTAAACACCAGCTTTACCTTCTTCTTTAAATATTGGCAGGGAACACTGTAATAATGCTTGTCTTTGCTTAACAGCACGTGCCCGTTCATGGCTACGGTGGCTATTGCTATTTCTTTAATCTCGTATTTTTCTACAGGCAATGCGGTAAGCTTGTCTTTTTCGTCTTCAACGAATAATTGATACCGGGACGTTGGCCTGCCAGTCAGCTTTTTGTTGTTGTGTTTATCCAGCTCGTCCCAAATGGCATTATTTAGCTCGTCTAAACTATAAAAGCTTTTGCCGCGCAAGGCCGGATATATTCTTTGGTACAGTATCTTAACTGCCCCTTCTGCCAGAGACTTGTCCCGGGGACGGTAAGCCCGGGCCGGAAGAACTGTTGTGCCATAGTGTTCGGCAAAGTCCATAAACGTTTCGTTAATGGTAGGTTCAAACCGGCTGCTTTTGGTTACGGCAGACTTTAGGTTATCAGGGACAATAGCTGCAGGAACTCCCCCGTAAAAGTGCAGTGCATTTTCAACCGAAGCAACAAAGTCTTCTTTTTGTTGGCTCGGTGAGGCTTCTGCATAGGTGTATTGACTGGCCCCCAGTATGGCAACAAAAAACTGTACCTCTTCAATCTCGCCTGTTTCTTTATTGATAACTTCAAGGGTTTTGCCAGCGTAGTCAATAAACATCTTATCGCCTGCTTTATGCTCCATATGCATTACCGGGTTAACCTTTTTACTCCAACGCAGGTAGTGGGCTTTAAACTGGCTTAGTTTTAGCCCATCGGGATGTTTTGCATAATATTCTTCCCACATCAGCTGTTTGGTAACGCCGGTCTTTTTTAGTTCGCGCTCCATGTAGGGAAAGAAGTTATAAACCTTTTTTAGCTTGGGGGAAAGAACATCTTCGGTATCCCTGCTAAAGATCTTTTCCAGCTCGGAATCACTCTTTTTATCAATATCATCAATTGTAAGGTTTAATACCTTGTATAGAGCGATATACTTCTTAACGGTGTTACGTGAGAGGCCCAGGTACCTACTGATAAATTGTTTTGCTTTTCCCTGGTGGTGCAACTGAATGACTTTTCTTACTTTACTCATGTCGATTAATTTATTAGCCATGTTTTCATATTAATTTGTTTAAATCAGTATGAAATTATGGCTTCGACAGAAGTAAAATCAATCTCTTTTGATGGGTGGTCACTTTAGTCCGGCGCAGGTGGTCACTTTGCTCCGGCACGGGGTGGTCAGTTTAAACTGGCGAGGGTGGTCATTTTATTCCGGCCTTGGGTGGTCACTTTGACCGTTTTTTCCAGCTTGTGTATGTATAGCAAGATTATACCTGCCTTATCCTTTACCTGTTCGTATTTTTGAAGGAAGATTAGTTAAATTACTGATATATAGAGAAACAGCAGAAGAGCGACATGCACATCTTTCAGTTCCACGGGCTGTGGAATATGCTTATGCAAGAACCTGCCTCTGCTGTATTCTTTATCCATGAGTCCGGATAGTATTTTAAGCCGTGGTATAAACTTCGAGCCTGCGTAGTACATGAGAATGGACGGTGGGATAATAGCTCTCTAGATATCAAAATCAAACCATTAAAAACATTTCTATGAACACAAAAACGATTCTTAAGCAATGTGTGGGTATTGATGTATCCATGAAAAAAGTGGACTGTTGTCTCGCTGTTTATACGCAGGATCTGCAGGTAAAAGTAGTGTCGACAAGCAAGTTTGAGAACAACGGTAAAGGGCTGCTGAAACTCAGGCAATGGATTGAAAAGAAAAGTGACAAGGTGGTTTCCCTGCATGTTAACATGGAAGCCACCGGTGTTTACCATGAAGAGGCAGCTTATTTTTTGAGTGACCTGGGCTTTAAGCTGAGTATTATCCAGCCTGCCAAAGGAAAACAATATGCCAGAAGCCTGGATGAGAAGAATAAAACAGACCGCATAGATGCCATTATGCTGGCACGCATGGGACTGGAAAGAGATTTACCTTTGTGGAACAGACCGACAGAAAACCTGCGCATTCTTAAACGGTTGAGCCGGGAACGGATCAGTATCATCCGGGACAGGAATGCCCTTACCAACCAGTTGCATGCTCTAAATCATTCTCATAAAGCCTATGCCAAAAGTATTAAACGCCTGAAGCAACGGGTTAAATTAGCCACCAAACAACTGGCTGAGATTGAAGTACAGATGCAGGAACTGGTTGCCGAATCGCCGGTGTTGCACGAAAAAATGAAACATGTAATTACTATTCCCGGGATCAATTTTGTAACCGCGGCAACGGTTATTGCCGAAACCGATGGCTTCTCCAATATTGGCAACCGCAGGCAACTGGTCAGCTATGCCGGGCTGGATGTGGTGGTCCGGGAATCAGGGACACTGGCATGGAGGCCACGTATATCCAAAAAAGGAAACGCATATATACGGGCTGCCTTATACATGGCGGCCGTATGTTCCATTATCCACAACCAAACCCTGCGTATTTATTTCAACCGGATGAAGAAGAACGGGAAACCCGGTAAAACTGGCGTTATCGCCCTGGAACGTAAACTGCTGATCCTTATTTACACGCTTTATAAAAACAATACGGACTATGTTTTAGGCCACACGAATAACTCTCAAAAGGATATTGTCCGGCAAGACTCTCTGGAACCGGTAGCGGTATAAAAAAGTAGCCCGGCAAAGCGGGCTACGGTAGATGGTCTCTACCCGATCCGAAGAAAGGGTATAACCTCTTATGTACAAAGATAAGGTGTAACAAACGATTTTAATAACCTTTAGCCGGACAATTGTGTCCAGACAATATTTTAACGATTAAAATAACAGTATCAGCAACAGAATGACAAAGCCGGCCAGCAAGCCATAACTAACCCATTTGATTTGTGTAAGAAGTGGTTTGTTACCTTGCTCTACGGCCCTGGTTATTTTATCCAGTGCCCCGGGTTCAATGCGGATGCCATGCTCGTCAATCTCTCTCAGCTTACGGACTATAGGCATGGATAAATCCGCCATGTAACGGTTTTGTTCTGCCGAAAACTGTAAATCTTTTATACTCCCCGTAATTGCCTGATCCCGCTGGTGCATACGTTTAATCAGCAACCCTATGTCATTGTATCGGCTCAGGATCTTTTCTGTGCTTTCCATGATCACTTCATGCGAAGTGTTGAACTTTGATAGTTCCGTTACGATGATCTCTGCCAGCATCGCATCTTTGACTGACTGCGTCCGTGGATTAGAATTTCGGGCCATATCTTCGTTTCTTTTTTAGGTTTTGTTTTCGCTTTCTTTCCTCTTCACTTATCCCCGAATCATTTTCCCGAAGTAATTGCCGCGGCCCGGATATATAAGCGATACCAGAGAAAATTGCATTCCTGACAGATGTACCTTGTGATTGTTTCCTGTTGTTTTTATACCCGGAATCCTGACTGAGGATTTGACTGTTTTCCTTAAATGTATTCATCAATGTACGGTAGCCAAACTCCTTGCCGATTTGAGAGGCTTTGAAGGTCTGATTGTGACCGGTGAACCGCAAACCATAGGTATTGCCTTTTTTATTGACCGCCTCCTGAACAGCGAT
It contains:
- a CDS encoding alpha/beta fold hydrolase, yielding MENSYNNLDSVRKSSDTLVERAKKWNLYFLFIVVISFSSCTTTNNDLLLIKDQGSFAVGGTVKENPGTFNTITRTPEGQTFHGDHAYTFYQIPAEAHEYPLVMWHGIGQFSKTFETTPDGREGFQNLFLRKKYSVYLLDQPRRGNAARSMAEGTITPTPDEQFWFNTFRVGEWPNFFPGVQFAQDEETLNQYFRQMVPNIGPIDYDVNVSAVSALFDKIGDGILLTHSHSGGMGWLTAIKNQNIKAVVSYEPGSGFVFPEGEVPPALESSSGPLEPVAISMDDFMKLTKIPIIIYYGDFIPESPDPNPGTDGWRVRLEMARIWRDTINKHGGDVTVVHLPEIGIKGNTHFPFSDLNNIQIADLMEEWLIEKGLDK
- a CDS encoding helix-turn-helix domain-containing protein, producing MNRFETVTEYNIFNNHETLHPLVSVIDFSKADPRRLIRTYFGFYLVLLKDVHCGDLRYGKNTYDYQEGTLIFIAPGQILDMEPSVELYQPKGHGVIFHPDLIMGTALGRHIDKYSFFEYNTNEALHISERERQMVMDSFGKIKYELEHAVDKHSKELISANIELLLKYCERFYDRQFITRDNANKGILEKFELLLNNYYASDKPQTLGLPSVAYFADELHLSSNYFGDLMKRETGKSAKEYVQIKIIDIAKRKIFDTDKTAREIAHELGFKYSQHFSRMFKNETGYTPNEYRNLN
- a CDS encoding nucleotidyl transferase AbiEii/AbiGii toxin family protein, with the translated sequence MISQLKYNTVKSQLRLILSWLMAEELFTPFRLVGGTALSLQLGHRESVDIDLFTETPYGEIDFEVIDKHLKNNFEYVDSREGPVAMGKSYFIGNSAEDCIKLDLYYTDPFIRPALLIDNIRLATLDEITAMKIDVVSRGARKKDFWDLHELLDFYSIPQMIQLHEERYPYSHDADEIFRNFTNFETADNDFEPICLKGKYWELIKLDFVEAIETLNNKKS
- a CDS encoding tyrosine-type recombinase/integrase — its product is MAWGGQFDWRFQYNQKLKEIAKLCKIEKNVSSYVARHSYANSLKQKGISTDIISESMGHQNLTITQAYLKELDNSLVDEAMEVLL
- the istB gene encoding IS21-like element helper ATPase IstB, translating into MNEVTLTRMKQMKLHGMHGAFKTAIETGKTDDYTIDQFVSMITDAEWDDRNNRKIERLIKNARFHYKATIENVVYEHARNIDRTKLLRLAECDFINKNENVLISGSTGAGKSYIATALGYQACIEGYRVLYFNTTKLFSKLKMAKADGSYLKELAKMARHQLIILDDFGLQPLDSQNRIALLELIEDRHNSGSMIVTSQLPVSKWYEIIGEKTIADAILDRLIHQSHRIELMGESMRKKRNIYSE
- the istA gene encoding IS21 family transposase, which gives rise to MANKLIDMSKVRKVIQLHHQGKAKQFISRYLGLSRNTVKKYIALYKVLNLTIDDIDKKSDSELEKIFSRDTEDVLSPKLKKVYNFFPYMERELKKTGVTKQLMWEEYYAKHPDGLKLSQFKAHYLRWSKKVNPVMHMEHKAGDKMFIDYAGKTLEVINKETGEIEEVQFFVAILGASQYTYAEASPSQQKEDFVASVENALHFYGGVPAAIVPDNLKSAVTKSSRFEPTINETFMDFAEHYGTTVLPARAYRPRDKSLAEGAVKILYQRIYPALRGKSFYSLDELNNAIWDELDKHNNKKLTGRPTSRYQLFVEDEKDKLTALPVEKYEIKEIAIATVAMNGHVLLSKDKHYYSVPCQYLKKKVKLVFTSKTVEIYHKYNRIALHKRDGRKYFYTTNKDHLATTHQFVTDWTPQRFINWAASIDESVKEFIINVLERKQHPEQSYKSCMGVLAFAKKVGEERLANACKRALEHQVYNYKIIQKILEKGLDKLDDETPDEPELPFHNNIRGGKYYN
- a CDS encoding IS110 family transposase codes for the protein MNTKTILKQCVGIDVSMKKVDCCLAVYTQDLQVKVVSTSKFENNGKGLLKLRQWIEKKSDKVVSLHVNMEATGVYHEEAAYFLSDLGFKLSIIQPAKGKQYARSLDEKNKTDRIDAIMLARMGLERDLPLWNRPTENLRILKRLSRERISIIRDRNALTNQLHALNHSHKAYAKSIKRLKQRVKLATKQLAEIEVQMQELVAESPVLHEKMKHVITIPGINFVTAATVIAETDGFSNIGNRRQLVSYAGLDVVVRESGTLAWRPRISKKGNAYIRAALYMAAVCSIIHNQTLRIYFNRMKKNGKPGKTGVIALERKLLILIYTLYKNNTDYVLGHTNNSQKDIVRQDSLEPVAV